Proteins from one Leptonema illini DSM 21528 genomic window:
- a CDS encoding response regulator receiver domain, with protein MTATIEDLRSQIARKYCRTLTVIDDDAYQTGTWESTNPVIDETYVALVKKCNEDSILCHLQYYPNGKLGGPDIEFYKKYYDRAVQTAKNSEVVILDWYLGAESSEHSIALLKELAADGALRFVIVYTKHKEDATSSLESEGYHRLTISTNHSNSPVEDDDTFQPIGVHDSQTAAVDFFSNENSSIFILVQDKPSEPEKNTPDLLTLITQLMLAAYPDFLHWAGLELHTFIREKMPQLISKLPTGTDHAIVYQSLFTDLPDDVAHQVAVIHLEQMEHELFKEPLQAVCDLYLHQAIEKDKEWTKIKDEPTIKKRDNARTKINEKEKTGTNGLKLTTAMNQPDSAFRAHTKLAYIQESYIDISQEKLLLRRGTIFKKKQATDDGWDFLLCITPECDLYRLNDGQHIHFIQGRRKDNLDKTSGPLFFQTFVSESTQIEWESFRTKVILAPTGSAAGFPSISDAAFTDYEYVGQIKSRFVDRIMQRGWSQQTRVGVDTAEYIRFVRSEK; from the coding sequence ATGACGGCGACGATTGAAGACTTGAGATCTCAAATAGCAAGGAAATATTGCAGGACTTTGACCGTTATCGACGATGATGCCTACCAAACCGGAACCTGGGAATCAACGAACCCTGTGATTGACGAAACGTACGTAGCTCTCGTAAAGAAGTGTAACGAGGATTCTATTCTTTGCCATTTGCAGTACTATCCAAACGGAAAATTGGGCGGCCCCGATATTGAATTTTACAAAAAATATTATGATCGAGCTGTTCAAACCGCAAAAAACTCTGAGGTTGTAATCCTCGATTGGTATCTCGGTGCTGAAAGTTCGGAGCACTCTATTGCTTTGCTCAAAGAGCTTGCAGCGGACGGAGCTCTGCGATTTGTGATCGTATATACCAAGCATAAGGAAGATGCGACGAGTAGTCTGGAATCCGAAGGCTATCATCGATTAACTATCTCCACGAATCACTCCAACTCGCCTGTCGAAGACGACGATACTTTTCAACCCATTGGGGTGCACGACAGCCAGACGGCAGCCGTTGATTTTTTTTCCAATGAAAATAGCAGTATCTTCATCTTGGTACAGGATAAGCCTTCGGAACCTGAGAAAAATACGCCTGATCTCTTAACGCTCATTACCCAACTGATGCTGGCTGCCTACCCTGACTTCCTTCATTGGGCTGGATTGGAGTTGCATACTTTCATCCGCGAGAAAATGCCCCAATTAATATCCAAGCTGCCGACTGGCACTGACCACGCAATCGTGTATCAGAGCTTATTTACCGATCTCCCGGACGATGTTGCCCACCAAGTTGCAGTTATTCATCTTGAACAGATGGAGCACGAACTTTTCAAAGAGCCCTTACAAGCGGTTTGCGATTTATATCTTCACCAAGCCATTGAGAAAGACAAGGAATGGACCAAAATCAAGGACGAGCCGACGATAAAGAAAAGGGATAACGCTCGAACAAAAATAAACGAAAAAGAAAAAACGGGAACAAATGGGTTGAAACTCACCACTGCTATGAATCAACCTGATTCAGCCTTTCGGGCACATACCAAGCTTGCCTATATACAAGAGTCCTACATTGACATCAGTCAAGAAAAGCTATTACTGAGGCGAGGAACCATCTTCAAGAAGAAGCAGGCCACCGACGATGGATGGGATTTCCTGCTATGCATTACACCAGAGTGCGATCTTTACAGATTAAATGACGGACAACATATTCATTTTATTCAAGGAAGACGTAAGGACAATCTTGACAAGACTAGCGGTCCTTTGTTTTTTCAAACCTTTGTGTCGGAGTCTACCCAAATCGAATGGGAAAGCTTTCGAACCAAGGTAATTCTCGCACCGACAGGCAGCGCTGCCGGCTTTCCATCTATCTCAGATGCGGCTTTCACTGATTACGAATACGTTGGCCAAATCAAAAGTCGGTTTGTCGATCGCATAATGCAACGTGGCTGGTCACAGCAAACACGTGTTGGCGTCGATACTGCAGAATATATAAGGTTTGTTAGAAGTGAGAAGTAA
- a CDS encoding DNA cytosine methyltransferase: protein MRSKPTAIDLFSGCGGMTQGLKSAGFSVLASAEILAVARETYHDNHPEVRQYTDVRRLTGATLLSDLNLRPGELDLLAGCPPCQGFSTIRTRNKPNPVADERNELIFDFLRLALALRPKAILMENVPGLMKDRRLEKTARRLRAAGYDVEVDVIDAADFGVPQRRKRMILVATRTGRASLPSGDSKQRTVADAIRDLPKAGKSGIHWHDLKRDHSEKVMNIIRRISKDGGSRSDLGKEQLECHKRTDGFRDVYGRLSWNKVSSTITRSCVNPSKGRFIHPEEDRAITVFEAALLQSFPKSYRFSRSINLTEVTSMIGEALPPLFAKKQGLHIRRKILNRQ from the coding sequence GTGAGAAGTAAACCGACTGCCATCGATCTCTTCAGCGGATGCGGCGGAATGACGCAGGGGTTGAAGTCCGCGGGCTTTAGCGTTTTAGCCTCCGCCGAAATTCTTGCCGTAGCGCGTGAGACGTATCACGACAATCATCCCGAAGTTCGCCAGTATACCGATGTGCGGCGGTTAACAGGAGCGACGCTGCTATCCGATTTGAATTTGCGCCCAGGCGAGCTTGATCTTCTCGCAGGCTGCCCGCCCTGTCAGGGTTTCTCGACCATTCGCACGAGGAATAAGCCGAATCCGGTCGCCGACGAGCGCAATGAACTGATTTTCGATTTTTTACGACTTGCGCTTGCTCTACGACCGAAAGCCATCCTCATGGAAAACGTCCCGGGTTTGATGAAGGATCGCCGTTTAGAAAAAACGGCTCGTAGACTGCGAGCCGCAGGGTATGACGTTGAGGTCGACGTCATCGATGCGGCGGATTTCGGCGTACCGCAGCGCCGGAAGCGGATGATATTAGTGGCGACGCGAACCGGCAGAGCCAGTCTTCCCTCGGGGGACAGCAAACAGCGCACCGTCGCCGATGCTATCCGTGATCTGCCGAAGGCGGGGAAATCGGGAATACACTGGCATGACCTGAAACGAGATCACTCGGAAAAGGTGATGAATATAATCCGCCGTATTTCGAAGGACGGGGGTAGCAGGAGCGACCTCGGAAAGGAGCAATTGGAATGCCACAAGCGAACGGACGGCTTTCGCGACGTTTACGGTCGATTATCCTGGAACAAAGTCAGTTCCACGATCACCCGATCATGCGTTAACCCTTCTAAAGGAAGGTTTATTCATCCCGAAGAAGACAGGGCTATCACGGTTTTCGAGGCTGCTCTATTGCAATCCTTCCCGAAGTCATATCGATTTTCCCGATCGATTAATCTGACCGAGGTCACATCCATGATCGGTGAAGCCTTGCCCCCTTTGTTCGCCAAGAAGCAAGGCTTACATATCCGTCGAAAGATTCTGAACCGCCAATAA
- a CDS encoding Mrp/NBP35 family ATP-binding protein, translating to MTEIESKVKEALTKVEHPTFKENLFDLGMFGRVEEDGEQLRIIVKSPDEDRRVQIGLESQLRGVLGKVGIPGKFKIRFEYDPELQPEPLGNRIRGVKNVIAVGSGKGGVGKSTVTANLAAAMAQMGLKVGVLDADIYGPSIGKMFGFDGKLSLTGDGKNKISPPEKYGVKVMSFSFLLNPDQAVIWRGPMLGKAVEQFLYEIMWGELDFLLIDLPPGTGDVQLSLAQLIDLDGALVVTTPQNVAIQDATRAVAMFQEVKIPILGVVENMAEFVCPHCGKTSHIFSKNGGTAFAAKYRVPFLGSLPLQPDVMEAGESGKPASISDNADDAMRKSYTELAQKLAVEVEKYK from the coding sequence CTGACCGAAATCGAATCGAAGGTGAAAGAAGCTCTCACTAAGGTCGAACATCCTACTTTTAAAGAAAACCTCTTTGATCTCGGTATGTTTGGCCGCGTCGAAGAAGACGGCGAACAACTCCGCATCATCGTAAAAAGCCCCGACGAAGATCGTCGCGTGCAGATCGGCCTTGAGTCGCAGCTGCGCGGAGTCCTGGGCAAGGTGGGCATTCCCGGCAAGTTCAAGATCCGCTTTGAATATGATCCCGAGCTGCAACCCGAACCGCTTGGAAACCGCATCCGTGGCGTGAAAAACGTCATCGCCGTCGGATCAGGCAAAGGCGGCGTCGGCAAGTCCACCGTAACGGCCAACCTCGCCGCTGCCATGGCGCAGATGGGCCTGAAAGTAGGCGTTCTCGACGCCGACATCTACGGACCGTCGATAGGCAAGATGTTCGGATTCGACGGCAAGCTCTCGCTTACAGGCGACGGCAAGAATAAGATCAGCCCGCCCGAGAAATACGGCGTGAAGGTCATGTCGTTCAGCTTTCTTTTGAATCCCGATCAGGCCGTCATCTGGAGAGGCCCGATGCTCGGCAAGGCCGTCGAACAGTTCCTCTACGAAATCATGTGGGGCGAGCTCGACTTCCTGCTCATCGACCTTCCGCCCGGCACCGGCGACGTACAGCTTTCGCTGGCCCAGCTCATCGACCTCGACGGCGCCCTTGTCGTCACGACTCCGCAGAACGTCGCCATCCAGGACGCGACGCGAGCCGTCGCCATGTTCCAGGAAGTGAAGATACCGATCTTAGGCGTCGTCGAGAATATGGCCGAGTTCGTATGCCCGCATTGCGGCAAGACCTCGCATATCTTCTCGAAGAACGGCGGCACCGCCTTCGCCGCAAAATACCGCGTTCCTTTCCTCGGATCGCTGCCGCTGCAGCCCGACGTCATGGAAGCCGGCGAATCGGGCAAACCCGCCTCGATCTCGGATAACGCCGACGACGCGATGCGCAAGTCCTACACTGAACTGGCGCAGAAACTGGCAGTCGAAGTCGAGAAGTATAAATAA
- a CDS encoding sensor histidine kinase, translating to MKRVSFKTRARVVDLLGREQIADAPTALTELLKNAVDAQAETVTIHFHSQAGLLEVSDDGLGMRPEDLMDRWLVLATDSRHGKPDPEWYKYATPEQTKRLQHDKPFGEKGIGRLAVASLGNGVLVWTRWGKGKNFKRSMALVHWHLFRYPKLNLDDVYIPFMELGAQDNPKDAAKLLLESLKDWYERHSKDFYIDKKSSIDPKTISNDIKRGFAQAIDSIVDYHADSPGTSFFILSTTDEVPDIFQSGAERKGESNWPSEGLRAILGFCNPFSDDAPRIKIEAFADDRPAFEGKNDFWKSKDFEECDYFIHLRSNSEGFVKGEIRHYSKKIKYEFQTPQLPPQSDYPGPFEIKLGYVLGKPEESRLTPDRFAYFSKKLEDIGALYVYRNGIRVMPYGRQDTDFLEFEYRRSLNAGTYVFSHRRMFGYIGIDSENNPGLIDKAGREGLIKNKYYRGLYKIATSIFIDIAKTHFATKVKKEQKLKLDTALRAEIEVQTRSFLEEFKKSRKYLSEAEKLLEKKYADLYSRSKDIERSSIDTIDRFFQDLEALRDRFRLDIDTMSMEIPSLASPSPKVLAAWDSYQTDRQQFEIRWNRDLLQLQRKLSAALKRNADKIKYLNKLRTRLSSNELRIQARLEQKRDRLIDGARQIAEKKAPIWFNNHVEKIKRIPRDLLGEDPPQAVVNGSDQAAVDFEDAILKQDIVAKGELEPYWEGILTDIERIATARSMDGAVGALSREMEALKEREFVYIELAQLGLIVEGIDHEYRTLFSQAKKDFKTLRSGKNTVDSETFDHLYSVFNAINEKIESLAPLYRAGRRRYETVTGDSILSFIKSRFQQEYETGLIQVDKSFSTLRWSSTNRSVLFAAIINVINNALYWIEKSVTPKEIRITLDHEDFVISDSGPGVAPRDADRIFEPFFSRKPSGRGLGLYLSKTAMQQHGMDLTLADEPRKKALQGANFVFKKPEQEE from the coding sequence ATGAAACGCGTATCATTCAAAACCCGGGCGAGAGTAGTCGACCTTCTCGGACGTGAGCAAATTGCCGATGCACCCACCGCGCTTACGGAGCTTTTGAAGAATGCCGTCGACGCTCAGGCCGAAACAGTGACGATTCACTTCCACTCTCAAGCGGGCCTTCTCGAAGTCAGCGACGACGGGCTTGGCATGCGACCGGAGGACTTGATGGACCGCTGGCTGGTGCTTGCCACGGACTCCCGGCACGGTAAGCCAGATCCGGAATGGTATAAATATGCAACACCGGAGCAAACAAAACGCTTACAGCACGATAAGCCTTTCGGTGAGAAAGGCATCGGACGACTTGCCGTGGCCAGTCTTGGAAATGGCGTTCTCGTATGGACGAGATGGGGTAAAGGCAAAAATTTTAAGCGCTCAATGGCCCTCGTTCACTGGCATCTTTTTCGGTATCCCAAGCTGAATCTCGATGATGTCTATATACCGTTTATGGAACTGGGGGCTCAGGATAACCCCAAAGATGCGGCAAAGCTTCTACTCGAGTCTCTAAAGGATTGGTACGAGAGACATAGCAAGGATTTCTATATCGATAAAAAATCCTCCATTGATCCGAAAACGATCAGCAATGACATAAAGCGAGGCTTTGCGCAGGCCATAGACTCTATCGTTGATTATCATGCAGACTCACCGGGGACCAGCTTTTTTATTCTTTCCACAACTGATGAAGTTCCGGATATTTTTCAATCCGGAGCGGAAAGGAAAGGAGAAAGTAATTGGCCCTCAGAGGGATTGCGCGCTATTCTTGGTTTTTGCAACCCATTCTCCGATGATGCTCCTCGCATCAAAATTGAAGCCTTCGCAGACGACCGACCAGCGTTTGAAGGGAAGAATGATTTCTGGAAATCGAAAGATTTTGAAGAGTGTGATTACTTTATTCATCTCCGCTCTAACTCGGAAGGATTCGTTAAAGGAGAGATTAGACATTATTCAAAAAAAATAAAATACGAATTTCAAACGCCACAATTGCCGCCGCAAAGTGATTATCCTGGCCCGTTCGAAATCAAGCTTGGATATGTTCTCGGTAAGCCGGAAGAATCACGATTAACACCGGATCGATTCGCATACTTCAGTAAAAAGTTGGAGGATATCGGCGCTCTTTACGTCTACCGAAACGGCATAAGGGTCATGCCATACGGTAGACAGGATACAGACTTTTTGGAATTCGAATATAGGCGCAGTTTAAACGCTGGCACTTATGTATTCTCCCATCGACGTATGTTCGGGTATATCGGAATCGATTCCGAAAATAACCCTGGCCTCATCGACAAGGCTGGGCGCGAAGGATTGATCAAAAACAAGTATTACCGGGGGCTATACAAGATCGCTACGTCAATCTTTATCGATATTGCTAAGACCCATTTCGCAACCAAAGTTAAGAAAGAACAGAAATTGAAACTGGATACGGCCTTAAGAGCGGAAATAGAGGTGCAGACCCGTTCTTTCTTAGAAGAGTTTAAAAAATCCCGAAAATATTTGAGCGAAGCCGAAAAGCTTCTCGAAAAAAAATACGCCGACCTGTATTCTCGCTCCAAGGATATAGAGAGAAGTTCAATTGATACAATCGATCGATTTTTCCAAGATTTAGAAGCTCTACGAGATCGTTTCCGGCTTGATATAGATACTATGTCAATGGAAATCCCTTCCCTTGCTTCTCCCTCACCGAAAGTCCTCGCTGCGTGGGATTCTTACCAGACAGACCGCCAACAATTTGAAATCCGCTGGAACCGAGACCTGCTCCAGCTTCAGCGAAAACTATCTGCGGCCTTAAAGCGTAACGCGGACAAAATTAAATATCTAAATAAACTGAGAACGCGCCTATCGAGCAATGAACTCCGTATCCAAGCAAGGTTAGAGCAGAAGCGAGACCGTCTAATCGATGGGGCTCGCCAGATTGCCGAAAAAAAAGCGCCGATATGGTTCAACAACCATGTTGAAAAAATAAAGAGGATCCCCCGCGATCTGCTTGGTGAAGATCCACCTCAAGCAGTCGTCAATGGGTCTGACCAAGCCGCTGTCGATTTTGAGGATGCGATCCTAAAGCAAGATATTGTAGCCAAGGGCGAACTCGAGCCTTACTGGGAAGGTATTTTAACCGATATCGAGCGAATAGCCACCGCACGCAGCATGGATGGCGCCGTAGGTGCCTTGAGTCGTGAAATGGAAGCCCTCAAGGAACGAGAATTCGTGTACATTGAACTTGCGCAGCTTGGTCTAATTGTCGAAGGGATCGACCATGAGTATCGCACGCTCTTCTCTCAAGCGAAGAAAGACTTCAAAACTCTGCGCTCCGGCAAAAATACAGTCGACAGCGAAACTTTCGATCACCTGTACTCCGTCTTTAACGCGATCAATGAAAAGATCGAATCCCTAGCTCCTCTATATCGAGCAGGAAGAAGAAGATACGAAACGGTAACAGGCGACAGCATCCTAAGCTTCATAAAAAGTCGCTTCCAACAGGAATACGAGACTGGCTTGATTCAAGTAGACAAGTCCTTCTCAACGTTAAGATGGAGCAGCACAAACAGGTCAGTTCTATTTGCTGCCATCATCAACGTAATCAACAATGCCCTTTATTGGATTGAGAAATCGGTCACCCCAAAGGAGATCCGGATCACTCTAGATCACGAGGATTTTGTGATCTCCGATTCGGGCCCCGGGGTGGCACCGAGAGATGCGGACCGAATCTTCGAACCGTTCTTCTCCCGCAAGCCCTCAGGACGAGGCTTAGGACTGTATCTCTCCAAAACGGCGATGCAACAGCATGGCATGGATTTAACGCTGGCAGACGAGCCGAGGAAAAAGGCCCTCCAAGGGGCTAACTTTGTTTTCAAGAAACCCGAACAGGAAGAATGA